The following DNA comes from Anaerolineales bacterium.
AGCGCTTGAAGCGCATGGGCATGAAATTCGCTTCCCTCAACGTGGACAATTATTTCTTCGATCTTGAAATGCACCCGAAAGACGAATTCGGGGATTACGACTTCGAAACTCCCCAAGCGCTCGATCTTGCTTTGATCAATGAGCACCTCAAACGCATCGTCAAAGGGGAGGAGGTACGCATCCCATTCTACGACTTCAAGATTGGAAAACGGTCTCCCGATCACACGCCTTTCAAGCTGCAGCCGGGTGAGATCCTGCTCATCGACAGCCTGCACGGTCTTTACCCCGAGATGACCGAACAAATCCCCACCGAGCTCAAGATGAAACTCTACCTCGAACCGCTGCTGCAGATGAAGACCCCGGAGGGGAAATACATCCGCTGGACCGATCTGCGCCTGATCCGCAGGATGCTGCGCGACGCGAAACACCGCGCCTACAATCCGCAACAGACGCTCGAACACTGGCATTACGTTCGCACCAGCGAAATGCGCAACATCATCCCCTACATCAACACCGCCGACCACATCCTCAACAGCAGCATGCCGTACGAGATCGCCCTCTATCGTCCGCGGATGCTGGATCGTTTCCTCGAGTGGCGGGACCTTTATAAGGAAGACCCCCTGCGGGAGGACGCATATGTGCGCGCCGAACGGGTTTGTCACTTTCTCGAAGCCGTCGAACCGATCGAAGATGATTCCGCCGTACCGATGGAATCCGTATTACGAGAATTCATCGGCGGCGGCCTCGTGCACTGAACTCGGAGAACGACGAGTCGCCTAATTTGCGGGTTTGATTTTTACCGTGCCCGATTCACCCACTTCGCCCAGCAGTTCGATCTTCGCCGAAGTGAAAGCACGGATCACGTTCGCGTTGGTCAATAAGTGTTGGCTGATCTGTGAAGTGCGGAGCTCCGATGCCCCTCCGGCAAAGGCCAGCGGGAGCAGGAGCTGGTCGGCGAGGTATTGATCAACACAGCCGTCGCTTTCGATGAACGCCAGAAGTTGGTCCACGGCATGGTCCGCCACACGTTCCGCCGGTAAACCGCGTTCCCCCAGGCCGAAGTAGCAGGCGCGGCCGTTTTCGAATTCAGCCAGAAGACACAAGAGCGAACCCTTGTTGAAGGAAGGCATCGTATCAATCTCGATCTCGACACCGCATCCCAAAATCTTCAAGCGTCGGAGCGCCTGCCTTCGCTGCCGTTCGGAGACGTGCTGCGGCAGATTGCAGGCAATCGACACGCCGCGTATCCCACGGAGTTCGCCACGCTCCATCAAACGAAGGGGCGAGATCTCACCCGCCGGGAAAACGTTCGCCTGGAGACGCCCGCCGCCCTGCGGGAAAAAACCCGCCCGCTCGAGGGATAAATCGAGGCGGTAACCGCAGCGCGCCAGATAATGTACCCACTGCCAGTCGAGGTACTGGTAGCAAGAACCCAGGTGAGCGCCGTCGACAGCCGCCGCCGATATCTGCGCCGCCGCGTCGAGGGACT
Coding sequences within:
- a CDS encoding ATP cone domain-containing protein translates to MPKITHVVKRSGAIVPFNPDRITNAIYRAAVAVGGRDRERAEELAQQVVKKLEEQCPEGHNPHIEEIQDVVEKVLIENGHAKVAKAYIIYRLERARSRDSGELISRPSGNIPWAKLWQSLDWAVSHNVHTVDALNDRIHDGEFAQIVSESEAAYEGDVDIASEMIADRREELKMVLISGPSSSGKTTTTLKIEQRLKRMGMKFASLNVDNYFFDLEMHPKDEFGDYDFETPQALDLALINEHLKRIVKGEEVRIPFYDFKIGKRSPDHTPFKLQPGEILLIDSLHGLYPEMTEQIPTELKMKLYLEPLLQMKTPEGKYIRWTDLRLIRRMLRDAKHRAYNPQQTLEHWHYVRTSEMRNIIPYINTADHILNSSMPYEIALYRPRMLDRFLEWRDLYKEDPLREDAYVRAERVCHFLEAVEPIEDDSAVPMESVLREFIGGGLVH
- a CDS encoding RNA 3'-terminal phosphate cyclase codes for the protein MIEIDGSQGEGGGQILRSALALSIVTGKAMCVRRIRARRSKPGLRAQHLKSLDAAAQISAAAVDGAHLGSCYQYLDWQWVHYLARCGYRLDLSLERAGFFPQGGGRLQANVFPAGEISPLRLMERGELRGIRGVSIACNLPQHVSERQRRQALRRLKILGCGVEIEIDTMPSFNKGSLLCLLAEFENGRACYFGLGERGLPAERVADHAVDQLLAFIESDGCVDQYLADQLLLPLAFAGGASELRTSQISQHLLTNANVIRAFTSAKIELLGEVGESGTVKIKPAN